The following is a genomic window from Acidobacteriota bacterium.
TGAAATCATCCGGCTTATCCATGCATATGCGAAAGAGCAAAACAAGTGCGTAATCGTCGCAAGTCACGACCTTCGAATTGTCGAGTTTGCCGACAGGATAATCCGGTTAGAAGATGGGAAACAAAAATAAAATGGAAATTAATAAGAAATATTTTCTTATTTTTTTAATTATCTTATTTTCTCATTCAATTTCATTTTTGTTGCCTCAAGAAATATTGAAAAATACAAAAAAAATCACATGGAGCGCTTTTCCGATTTTAATGTATGATTCTGATATTGGGTTTGGGTATGGAGGGAAAGGGATAATAAAAAATATCTTCAAAAAAGACGAATCCTTTGATTTAATTTTGTTTAACTCGACTAAAGGTGAACATTGGTATGTTTTTACTTTCTCAATTCCTGATTTTGAAATCAGACAGAGAAAAGCCTACCCTCTCTCATTTGACCTGAAGATCGAATATGACAGAATCTTAAAGGACAATTTTTTTGGGTTGGGAATCGATTCAAAAAAAGCAGACCATATAATTTTTACAAAAGAATGGACAACTGTTCAATTCACTTTAGGAAGAGGTTTTACAGAGAACTTTTTTGCTGAGATAAGCTACAATTTAAAAAATATAAGCTATCTTAACATTGAAAAAGATAACAGGGGATTGACAGATATTTTGAAAGAAGTTGGCTCTCGATCTTCTCCATTTATCTCCTTTAATATACGATACGATACATCTGATAGCCAGATTCATCCACTTGAAGGATTAAGACTTGCTCTCATTTTTGACCTATCCAATAAATCATTTGGAAACAAGAATTTTAGCTTTAATAAAATTACTTTAGATTTTAGAAAATATACATCAATTTTTAAGAGAAAAGGTGTGTTTGCTTTTCGGTTATTATTCCAAACAATCAACGGCTCAAAGATCCCTATTTTTGAATATGGAACTCTTGGTGGCGGCTCAACTATGAGAGGCTTTATTTTAAATAGATTTGCTGATAAGAAAAGAATTCTTTCGAATATAGAATACAGATTTCCGATATGGAAAAAAATCGGAGGAAACATTTTGTTGGATGCAGGGAATTTAAGTCCAAATTTAAGAGAAATTAACTGGAACAAATGGAAATACAATTTAGGTGCAGGCTTGAGATATTATCTTCAAAATTTTGTTGTAAGGTTTGATATGGGGTTAAGTCCGGAAGGCACCAGGATATATTTCAACTTTGGACATTTATTTTAAGATGGGAATATTTTCTTAATTTATTAATTCAGTTATCATTATTTTTTTATATTTGGAAGCGGGTAAAATAAGGAGCTTGAAGTGAAGAAAGTTTCATTTTTACTCTTTTTGTTTTTTATAATTACTGTAACGGTTAATAGTTATAAAGAAGAAAAACCTGACTGGAGCTATGGAAAGCCCGATAAAATTTTTGATTCTCCTTGGAGAATCCCTCCCAATCAAGATAAAATGCCAGTCCTTTGCCTTTTAAGAAGAGGTGGAAAATTTATCTATCTCCTTCCAAGAACATCTGATTCAATCCATTCAATAAAAATATTTCAATACTTTCCTGAAACTAAAGCTTTGAAACAGATTGAATTTTTTGATGAGAAAGGTAATTTATATGAGGAATATTCAGGGAATCATACGGGAGAATGGTACAAAATATTTTACGTTGATAGAAAATTGTTTAAAAGAAGGGAAGGAAAAGAGATTTTTCTTAAAGTTATGTATGACGGAGAATTTGCTAACTCTCCTAAGGATGAAAGAGATTTAGATTTTGTTTCAACATATTTATCGGATAAGCCATTGCCAAAGCTTCCAGGATGGCTTGTAGGAGACCTTCACCTTCATTCAGAAGTTACTTCAAATTCAAGCGAATATGGTCCTCCCCTTGAAATATTTAAACATTCAAACGAGTGGTTTGAACTGGATTATGTAATCTTAACTGACCATAGCTATGACATAAGTAAAAAAGAGTGGTTAAAATTAAAAAAATTCAGCAAAGAAAATAGTTCAGATAAGCTTTCGATAATAATTGGGCAGGAAGTTCATGCAAAAGATGACGATAGCATTTTCCCCTCAATTTCTCAATGTCACTCTATGCATCTCCTGACATATGGAGTTGAAAAAAGAATTAAGACAGGTTCCCTTTTACTCAATTCGTACAATCCAACTAAAAGTGATAATGAGGTAATTGAAGAAATATTAAAAAAAGGAGGATTTTTATATATAGCCCATCCTGAAGCAGAAAAGGAAGGAAACTGGAATCATAAAGCCAACAGGATAAAAGCTCATTATTTTGGCAATCCTATTATCGGTATCGAGGTTCTTAATGAAGGTGATTTTAGATTGTTGCAGAATATAAAAGCAATGGAATTATACAAGGATTTTCTTCTGAAGGGATACAAATTTAAAGTTATTGGAAATAGCGATTCACACTCGTTAAGAGTCGGGATGGGAAGGACATATGTAAAAGCAAGCGTAAATAACAAAATGGAGATTTTAAAGGCTTTAAGAGAGGGTAAAACTGTTGCTTCAGATGGACCATTTGGCTATCTTGAAGTTATTAATAAGACAGGGAAAAAAGCTGAATTAGGAGAAGCTATCGAAGGAGAAAGCTTTGAAGTGGAAATTTTCTGGGATTCAAACCCTCAGCATCAATATACAGATATAAAAGAAATAAAATTATTTCTTGGAAAAGTAGGATCTGAAGAAGAAAAAGAATCGATTCTTGATAATTTAGACAAGCAAAGGGGGTATCAAAGGTTAAAATTAGAAAAATTACCAAAAGGCTCTTATTATGTAAGGGTTGAATTTTTTACCTTTGATGAAAAAAGGGCTGTTACAAGTCCTATTTTTGTTGAATCTAATTAAAAAAAGAATGACCCGTGGAGGACTCGAACCTCCAACCCGCTGATTAAGAGTCAGCTGCTCTACCACTTGAGCTAACGGGCCAACCTCATGCACGCCCGGAGGGATTCGAACCCCCAACCAGCGGATTCGAAGTCCGACGCTCTATCCATTGAGCTACGGGCGCACATTAATATTTTCAATGGTTTTGATAATTTTGTCAACTTTCCAAAGGCTTTATCCTTTCCAATCATTAAACCTAAAGTACATTCAAGCCCTTCTATAAGGCAAAAGAGGTCTTTTCTGAAGCGAGAAAACTGGTTTTTCCATGGAAAGTCACAAGCTCAGTGCTCTATTTCTCCAACCCAGATAGTCTTACTGCCATCAGAATTTTCTTTCAATGTATAGTCAACTGCCATGAAGGTTGTGGCTCTGTGATGGTGGGGAAAATTCCACTCAACACCACCAGAAATCCAGGCACCAAGCATTCCTATAAGGGCAGGTTTAATCACATGCTGATGATAGAAGAAGTCATAATTGTTCGTTTTATCTATAGCAGAAAAAATTCTCCCACCTATTTCAGGAAGAACACAGAGCTTTACATATTTATTTTCCAGATAGATTGCATTGTAAGTTTTATTCTTACGGACATCAGTCAGCTTATCCAATAATGGATAAGGGTAAACAGGACCCTTGGCTCCCTGGTAAGCTCTTCCAGAGTAGAACATTGGATTTAGGTCAGGGCTTTTAACTATGTATGTAGGAATTGTAAGAGGTTCTACCCATAGCTTAACAGGCAATTCTCCTGATACTAAAGTTATGGGTAATAATATCAATACTATGATTTTCCATAATTTTATCCATCTAAATTGCTCTTTTTGAGAGTAAGATTCTTTGTCCTCTACATCATATTCACTTATTCTTTCCTCACTGATAAAATTATAAAGACCAATTACAGCGAGAATAAATGATATGAAAAACCATAAACCTAAAAAGAGTTTTACCTCTAAAGGCCCTTTTAAAAAAGTATCTTTGAAAGCAACCCAGGCTACTGCAATCATTCCAATACCTACTATAAATTGAAGTAATGAAGGTATTCTTCCAGGCTTTACCCCTCTGGATATCATCTAATCCTCTTTATAATAATTTTAAAGTCCTATACTTCTAATAATTTAATTTTTATTTTATTTAAGGACTTCTCTTAATAATTCTCCTAATTGATTAATCTGATAAGGCTTTTGAATAAATCCATGGGCTCCTTCATCCAGAATTTCCTGCGCATATCCATCTTTACTGTAACCGGATGATATTATAACTTTAACATCAGGATTTATCTTTTTAAGTTCAAGATATGTTTCTTTTCCAGATAATTTCGGCATAATGATATCGAGCAATACAAGATCAATCTTGTCCTTCTCATTTTTGTATATATTGATCGCTTCCATCCCATCCTTTGCAAGTATTACATCATATCCTAAAACCTTCAATATATCACTCGCAAGATCTCTGATTAACTCTTCATCATCAACCACGAGTATTCTCCCACTCCCACTTGAAATTGTTTCTTGTTTTTCTTCATTAAAGATTTTAATTTTTTCAGGAGAATTTAACAGGGCAGGAAAGTAAATTTTTACCGTAGTTCCCTTTCCCTCTTCACTTGCCACATCTATATATCCATCATGATTTTTTACAATTCCATAGACCATTGAAAGGCCCAATCCTGTACCATTTTCTTTTGTAGTAAAAAAAGGTTCAAATATCCGGGAAAGAATATCTCTATCCATACCAATTCCTGTATCTGAAATTGATATCATTACATAATTTCCATGCTTTGAACCAACATGAGTTTTTGTAAATGCTTCATCAAGGTAAACATTTTCAGTTGCAATCAATAATTTACCTCCTTCAGGCATCGCTTCTCTCGCATTCATACAAACATTTAAAATTGATTGTTGAATTTGCCCGCTGGTTCCCTCTATTGAGGCTAAATTTTTATCGAGATTGGTTTTGATTTCGATGGTTTTTTCAAAGGTTCTTAACAATATTTTTGTAACGTCAGAGATAATATCATTAACATTTATATTTTTTATCTCGTATTTTCCCTTCCTTGCAAACCCGAGAATTTGTTGTGTAAGTTCAGAAGCTCTTTCTGATGTTTTTTCTATTCTATCCAGTCGAGAATAAACAGGATGAGCTTTATCTACGTCCATTTTCGCAAGTTCTAAATTTCCTAAAATTACTTGAAGGATGTTGTTAAAATCATGGGCAATTCCACCAGCCAATGTTCCAAGGGCTTCCATCTTTCTTGCCTGGAAGAGATCTTCCTGAAGAATTTTGACTTCTTCTTCTGCCTTCTTTCTATGGGTTATATCTCTATAGATTGCAATTCCACCCCTGAATTTGTTTTCTATTAAAACAGGAGAAGCAGTAAAATGAACAAAAACTGGCTCTCCATCTTTCCGATACCTTAAAGTTTCTACCTCTATTGTCTTAGAATGCTTTAATACTTCATTTGAAAATTTCTTTGCTTCTTCAATTCTATCCCCTCCTACAATCAAATCAAGCCTCTTTTCCTTTACTTCCTCTTCTTTCCATCCAAAAATTTTTTCAGCACCTTTGCTCCATCTTTTAATAATATTATTTTCATCAACGATTACTATCCCATCCACTGAGCTATTTATGAATGCATTGAGCAAAACTTGAGATTCTAATAGTTCTGAATAAAGCTTCTGAAAATTTTCATAGCTTTTTTCTTTTTCTCTTTCAGATTTAATCTTTTCTGCAATGTCTGAAACTATTGCCAATCTGTATATTCTATCCTTTATCTTTATCTTGATATTTTTTACGTTTACATTTCTATACATTATGCTGCTATCCTTCTTTTGATGTCTGATGCCGAAGGTTGAAACAAAACCTTCCTGTGTTTTAATTTTCTGGATTATTTCCCTTACCATCTTAATATCTTCTGGAGGTATGATATCAAGAACACTCCTATTAAGAAGTTCCTCTTTTTCCCACCCATATTTTTTTAATGCCATATCATTTACATCAATAATTCTGTAAGTTTCAGGGTCGAATATAAAAATTGAATCAGGAATTCCCTGGAAGAGAGTATAATAATGAGATTCTATCTCATCTTTTTCTTTAATCCTATTGAGCATTCTTTGATAAGTTTCTAAAGATATTTTTGATTCAAACCTTATAAATTCCTCTGGAGGAATGTAGAAGAAATTTTCATAAGTATTTTCTCCAAGTATGAGGAGAGGGTGAGTATAGAGGATTTTAGCTAAAATATTCGGGGAAAACCTGGATTCATTGTATTGACAGATGGCTGAAACAGGATATTGAAGAAAATAAAAATTAAGTTTTGACTCATATTCAATTATCTTTTCTAAATCTTCTAATTCTGCTAAAACCCATGCCATTTCTACTACGATTCTTAAACCTGAATAATTCTCCTCCGATGCCTTTTTTACACTTTCTAAAAGAAATGGAATTATCTTCTCTGGATCAAAAAAACCATCCTTTAAATAAGTTTCTTTTTTTGTATAGAATATCAACTGTCCTTTTTCTATGGAGCTATTTATGTTTGTTCCTTTCTTTTTGAATGAATCTATGATGTCTTGAACGCTATTTTCATCAGCGATATATATACATTTTTCATTTCTTTCGAGACCTTCTTTTATAAAAGGAATTATTACAGACATCTGCTCTTTTTTATTCTTGTAAATGAAACATACATGAGAGCCTGATTTAATTTTTTGACTCATTCTTATTTATATATAATAAATTTTATATATAATAAATTTAAATTTTTACCTCTAAATTTCCTTTCATATCTATCATATTTAAAATTCTCATTTCAAGAAAAATCAAAAACTTCCCAGATGGTTAATCCTTCAGGGCTCAGGAGCACAGGAATCTGATTAAATTCAGGGGATAATTTCTCAATTTCTTGAATCATTTCTCTTTTTTTTAACCTATCAAAATCTGACAATATCGTCAATGAACCTCCATCGCCTCCAGCTCCGTTCACTTTCCATCCCAGAGCTTTATATTCCTTTGCAATTTCAATTACGCTTTCTGCCTTTTTTGAAATTAAATCAGAGTGGAGCTCTCTCTGGACTTCTGTGTTTTCTATCATTACTTTACCAAATGAAACAAAATCACCCTTACATAAGAAATCTCTTCCTCTATCTACAAATCTTCTCAGTTTTTCCATCAAGGGGTTATCCGGACCAAGATCTTTTAGATTTTCAATCACTTTTTTATGCATTTCAGAGGATTTATGGGCTTCTCCAAGGAATATAAGAGAAAGCCGATTTTCCAGTTCTAATCTTATTGAATCAGATAAAGTGAGATTTGAAACATTAGCATGAGGGTATTTATACATGTCTATATAACATATCCCTCCAAGTGCCGAACAAATCTGATCCTGAATCCCACTTTGAAGTTTGAGTTTTTCTGTCTCAAGATAATGGGCTAAATAAGCAACTTTATAGGGAGATAATTTTTTCTCTGTTAAATAATTTAGAGCTCCTAAAAGGGAAACTGAAACAGCTGCAGAAGTTCCTGTTGAAGAACCTGCAGGAACGCTTGAAAAAATATTTATTTCAAGGAATAAATAATCTGGAATTTTTACTATATCAAATGCAGCTTCGAGCATCGGATTTTTTGAATAAGTAATCTCATCAGGATTTAACAAAAAAGTCTCATGAAAATTTTCTTGATGTATAATAACCCTTTCTTTAGTTTTTTGCTCGTTTAGAAAGACTTTTATCTGAACTTCAACTCCTGGAGATACAGCAATGTTCAGTACTTTTCCGTGTTCTGCAAACCATGTATCAGTCCACCCTCCTATATCATTTATCCTTATCGGTGCTCTTGAATTTATAATTTTTATCAATTTCATTCTATATGAAACATAATACGAACGCCCTAATATTTGTTACATCTTACTCGTTTTCCCCCTCACCCCCGTATCAAGTACGGGGCAGGCTTCAATCCTCTCCCCTCAGGGGAGAGGGAGGGGTGAGGGGACAGGAATGCATCAGAATTAAATGCGTTTGTATTAGTTTTAAAATATCTTTTCATGATTATAACTCCTTTCTATATCTCAATTGGTCTATCGTTACTGCAATAACAATTATTGAACCGATAATTATTTCCTGGATATAATTTGGCCAGCCAACCATTGTGGAGCCATTTCTCAGAAAAGCCATTATAAAAACTCCAATCATTGAACCGAGAACACTACCCTCACCTCCCCTGAGACTTCCACCGCCGATTACAACTGCAGCTATCACATCCAGCTCGATTCCGATGGCAACTGTGGGGTCTCCCACTGTAAGTCTTGAAAATTCCATAACTCCAGCCAATCCTGTTAAAAACCCTGAAAATGTATATATCAGTATCTTTACCTTATTAACTCTGATCCCGCATAAGCGAGCTGTTATTTCATTCGAACCAATCGCAAATGTATGTCTTCCAAAAACTGAATGTTTAAGCACTAAAGCAATAAATATAGCAAGGATCAGGGTTATCCAGATCCCAGGCGAGAGCAAAAGCCATGAGGGATCTGGATATTTTGTCATTAATTGGTTTATCCAAGTCAACGGAGCATCAATCTTTTGGTTCCCTGCAATCCACTTTGCTATTCCCCTTGCTATTCCAAGCATTCCAAGGGTAACGATAAAAGGAACTATTTTAAAAGATGTTATTAACACACCGTTTCCAAATCCGATTATTCCTCCAGTTAATATTCCTAAAAGAATTGATAGAAAAGGATTTAAACCTGACTTGATTGCATATGCGATTACAACGCTTGAAAGAGCAATCGATGAGCCAACGGATAGATCAATTCCTCCGCTTATTATAATCATCGTCATTCCCAGAGCGCATAAAGCTACAATAACTGATTGAGTTGTAACACTCTTTAAATTTGAAAACCTTAAAAATCTATCCTGAACCTCGGGAATCATCGCAAAAATAAGGATAATCAGGAGCAACCCTAAAAAAGGACCCAAAAAACTTAATAAACGGGAAATTTTATCAGGGGTAATTAGAGGCTTGCGCAATCTTATCTCCGGGGTTTTGTTTTTAGAGAGCATCTTTGTTTAAAATTGATTTACGGTCTGATGATAAGGCTTTCCAATACTTGCAATAATCATGATTTCGTGCTCATCCCATTCATCGGCAAATCTTATCTCAACTATTTTTCCCCTGTGCATTACTGCAACCCGATTGCAGATTCCAAGAAGTTCTGGAATGTATGAACTCACAAAAATTATTGCCTTTCCTTTATTAGCCAATTCTCCTATGATTTTATAAATCTGAACCTTAGATTTTACATCAATCCCCCGGGTAGGTTCATCGAGCAGGAGAATGTCCGAATCAGTATGGAGGAGCCGTGCAATTGCAACTTTTTGTTGATTTCCCCCTGAAAGATCCGATGTTTTCTGATCAGATCCAGTGACATTTATCTCCAGTTTTTCAATCCATCTATTTACATATTCCCTTTGTTTTTTTAAATTTATCCATCCAAATTTTGCGTATGGCCTAAAATAGCTCAAAGTTATATTATCAGCAACAGTTCTTGATAAAGCCAGTCCTTCCTCTTTCCTGTTTTCACTGAGATATCCTACTCCATTCAACAGCATTTCTCGAGGATAAACTTTGCTAAAGGAAATCCCAAGAATTTTAATTTTTCCTGATTTTATAGGCTCAAGACCATAAATGGTCTTTAACATTTCAGTTCGTCCGGCTCCAATCAATCCTGTGATACCTAAAATCTCCCCTTTATGAAGAGAAAGGTTTACATTTTCAGGAAATTTCCTTCCACAGAGAGAATCCAGTTCAAGAACACTTACTCCTGTTTCAGGTTGAATTCTGGGGAACATCTCATCGAGCTTTCTTCCTAACATCATTCCTATAAGATCCTCTATAGAGGTATTTTCTATAATTCCATTGCCTGCATTTCTTCCATCCCTTAAAACTGTGTATCTATCAGCCACTTTTTTTATTTCCTCTAAAAAATGACTTATGTAAATAATGCTTATCCCTTCTTTTTTTAGCTCTTTTATTATTTTGAAAAGATTCTCCATATCATCACCAGATAAACTGCTTGTTGGTTCATCCATGACGATAATTTTTGATTTAAGAACAAGAGCTCTTGCTATTTCAATTATCTGTTGAGCGCTGAGACTTAACTTATAGACCGGAACATCGAGAGAAATTTCTGAATGTCTTAAAATTTCAAGGATACTTTTCACCTTATTTCTCATAATAGTGCGTTTTAAAAACCCTGAAGTATTTTCTTCAATCCCGAGCATTATATTTTCTATAGCATTTAAGTGAGGAGCAAGGTTTAATTCCTGGTAAATCATAGAGATTCCATATTTCCTCGCTTCAATCGGATTCTCCAGTTTGAATAATTTATCTTCCAAAAATATTTTTCCTGAATCAGGTCTTAAAGCTCCACTTAAAATTTTCATCAATGTGCTTTTTCCTGCTCCGTTTTCACCAATTAAAGCATGGATCTCCCCTTTTTTCAGTTTAAAATCAACTTCATTTAAAGCAACTGTGGAACCAAATCTTTTGGAGATTTTCTCCATTTTCAATATAAATGAATTATGATCAGGCATGAAACTATTTTTTAAAATAAGATGTTAAATCAGGAAGCAATAAGTTTTTTATTTCAGGCTGTTCCATGTTTTTTTTCGTCGCTAAATAAACACCAGTGTCGATTCTTTTTTCAATATCTTGATTTCGAAGGTAAGATACAATTCTTTTCACCCCCAGATATCCCATTTTAAAAGGATTTTGAAGAACAAGACCATGAATATGACCCTGTTTTAAACCCTCGACGAGTTTCTCACTACTGTCAAATCCAACAAATTTAATCTTCCCGGCTAACTTTGCTTCTTGAAGAGCTCGCAGGGCTCCAAAAGTAGTCGATTCATTCGGACAGAAAATCCCCTCAACTTCAGGATACCGATTTAATATATTTTCAAGTAATCTATAAGAAGTCTCAGTGGTAGAACCTCCATATTGATCCTTTGAGAGAAATTCAATTTTGGAAAACTCTTTATTCATTGTATCGAGGAAACCCTTTTCTCTTTCATTTGTGCTTGCTGAACCTTCCTGATAACGTATCAGAAATATCTTTCCCTTTCCATTTAGAATCTCTCCGAGTCTTCTTGCTGCAATTACTCCTCCTTTATAATTGTCAGTGGCTATAAAACTCACAAAATCCTCTCCCTGAAGAGCAGAGTCTATTATAACCACGGGAATCTTTGCCTTTTTTGCTTCTCGAACAGGCATCATCAATGCGCGGTCATCCAGGGGGGCAAGTACAATTCCATCAATACCACGGCTAATAAAGTCCTCTATGACAGTAATCTGTTGTTCTCTATCATCTTCCTTTTGAGGTCCTTTCCAGAAAATTTCAACATCAAGTTCTCTCGCAGCTTTTAAAGCTCCAGCATGAACAGATTTCCAGAATTCGTGAGTTGTCCCTTTTGGTATAACAGCGATCTGCAGTTTCTTTGTCTGTGATTCTTTCATGCATCCAGTAATGCCTGTAAGCAAAAAACCAAGGAAGATTGTCAGAATGAAAAAAATGAAGCAATTAAATAATTTTAAAGATAATTTAGTCGATGTTCTTTTTGTCACAATAAAATAAAATTATAATTAATATTTTTTCATGTCAACTTTATTCAAAGAAATCTCTGAAAAAGTTCCTCTTTGTCACCCTGAACTATGTGCTGAACTTGTTTCAGTATCGTTTCAGGGTCTTGTAACACATTGTTTTTATTAGATGCTGAAATGATCCTGAAATAAATTCAGGACATGGTTCAGCATGACATTTTGCTCCTTTTCATTAGTTTTCTGTCCCTAAATTTGAAGGACTCCGGCGCCGTTTATTTTTCCGTGTTTCAGGAGAGTAAGAGCATGGTTTGCCTGCTCTAAAGGGAATACTTGAACCTCTGGATGAACCGGAACTTTTCTTGCAATCTCAAGAAAATCAATAACATCTTGTCTCGTACTGTTCGCAACACTCTTAATACTTCTTTCATTATAGATTAACTTATACTCTATTCCAGGAATTGGACTCATGTATATACCAGCAAGAGCTAATGTTCCTCCTTTTTTGAGTATTTTCAAAGCTTCGATTACAATATCTCCAGCTGGTGCAAAAATTATTCCGCTTTCGATGGAGTCAGGAGGTTTATCATTTATTGTTCCTGTCCATTCAGCACCTAACTTTTCTGCCATCTTCCTGTGCTTTTCGCTTCTTGAAAAAACAAATACCCTGCAATTTAGATATTTTGCTACCTGAATTACTATGTGTGCTGATGCTCCAAATCCGAATAGACCTAAAATGCTTCCTTCTCTTACATTACTCAATCTCAAAGCCCGAAATCCTATAACTCCAGCACAAAAAAGAGGAGCAGTTTTTATATCGACAAACTCCTCTGGAACTTTATATGCAAAATCTTCTGAAACAACTGTATATTCAGAGTACCCTCCATCCACATGATATCCTGTAAACTTTGCACCATCGCACAAATTTTCCATCCCATTTTTACAGTAATAACATCTCCCGCAGGTTGAGTTTAACCATGGAATTCCAACCCTATCTCCTTCTTTAAATTTTTTAACCCCATTTCCCATTTTATCCACAATTCCTATTATTTGATGTCCTGGAATAACAGGTATTTTTTTCAAAGGAAGGTCTCCTTTAACTATATGAAGGTCAGTATGACAGATACCACAATAGGAAATTTTCACCCGAATTTCCCTATTTTCAGGAACTGGTTCTGAAATTTCTACAATCTCTAAAGGATTTTCCTCTATGGGCTTTTGTTTTTTGAGTATGGCCGCTCTCATCCTCTGTCTTCTTCCCCGATGTGATTGGCTATCACACTCCAACTGATGAAAATATAATGTTTCTGGAAATTATTTCATATCTTTCAATCAGATACAGGATCATAATAAATTGAGTTGAAGAGTAACTTGAAAGTATTATGAGGTTGAGCTCTGTGCTGAATTCCAAAACCGAGAAGAATAACCTTCCCATTTCCAAGAGTAGCCTCTGCTATCGCTCCTTTATTGAATAAAGCTTTTTCTCCATGGATGTATCCACTCATGAGGGGATTTTCCTCAGGATATTTTGCAATGATCTTTGCTGCTTCCTTTTTTTCAAACGTTGGTAAAGATGTAAAAGCCGGGCTGTACGAGAAAAAGCCAGATGCCTGTTTTGGCATTCCATAGCACACAGGATGGGTGTTATCAAACTCAATTCTCAATAAGGCTCCAGAGCATGTAAACTCTTCAGGTTTTACATCCTTTAATGAATTCATAACTGGAATGCCGATTCTCTCTATGGCAAAGTCACAGGCATTATTAATTGTTATTAATGCTCCTCCCTCTTCAATAAACCTTTTTATATTCTCAGAACCTGAATCTCCAATTCCGCCAACATATTCAGGAGGAATCGTTCCTAACCTATGTCCTTCAACAATTGCTTTTGGTGATTGAGAAGGAATGATTAGAACATCATATCTATCTTTCAGATTTCCAGCTCTTATCTCTGCATCATGGATGTTTTTAAAAGGAAATTCGAAT
Proteins encoded in this region:
- a CDS encoding ABC transporter permease, with the protein product MRKPLITPDKISRLLSFLGPFLGLLLIILIFAMIPEVQDRFLRFSNLKSVTTQSVIVALCALGMTMIIISGGIDLSVGSSIALSSVVIAYAIKSGLNPFLSILLGILTGGIIGFGNGVLITSFKIVPFIVTLGMLGIARGIAKWIAGNQKIDAPLTWINQLMTKYPDPSWLLLSPGIWITLILAIFIALVLKHSVFGRHTFAIGSNEITARLCGIRVNKVKILIYTFSGFLTGLAGVMEFSRLTVGDPTVAIGIELDVIAAVVIGGGSLRGGEGSVLGSMIGVFIMAFLRNGSTMVGWPNYIQEIIIGSIIVIAVTIDQLRYRKEL
- a CDS encoding sugar ABC transporter ATP-binding protein, whose translation is MEKISKRFGSTVALNEVDFKLKKGEIHALIGENGAGKSTLMKILSGALRPDSGKIFLEDKLFKLENPIEARKYGISMIYQELNLAPHLNAIENIMLGIEENTSGFLKRTIMRNKVKSILEILRHSEISLDVPVYKLSLSAQQIIEIARALVLKSKIIVMDEPTSSLSGDDMENLFKIIKELKKEGISIIYISHFLEEIKKVADRYTVLRDGRNAGNGIIENTSIEDLIGMMLGRKLDEMFPRIQPETGVSVLELDSLCGRKFPENVNLSLHKGEILGITGLIGAGRTEMLKTIYGLEPIKSGKIKILGISFSKVYPREMLLNGVGYLSENRKEEGLALSRTVADNITLSYFRPYAKFGWINLKKQREYVNRWIEKLEINVTGSDQKTSDLSGGNQQKVAIARLLHTDSDILLLDEPTRGIDVKSKVQIYKIIGELANKGKAIIFVSSYIPELLGICNRVAVMHRGKIVEIRFADEWDEHEIMIIASIGKPYHQTVNQF
- a CDS encoding substrate-binding domain-containing protein, translated to MKESQTKKLQIAVIPKGTTHEFWKSVHAGALKAARELDVEIFWKGPQKEDDREQQITVIEDFISRGIDGIVLAPLDDRALMMPVREAKKAKIPVVIIDSALQGEDFVSFIATDNYKGGVIAARRLGEILNGKGKIFLIRYQEGSASTNEREKGFLDTMNKEFSKIEFLSKDQYGGSTTETSYRLLENILNRYPEVEGIFCPNESTTFGALRALQEAKLAGKIKFVGFDSSEKLVEGLKQGHIHGLVLQNPFKMGYLGVKRIVSYLRNQDIEKRIDTGVYLATKKNMEQPEIKNLLLPDLTSYFKK
- a CDS encoding zinc-dependent alcohol dehydrogenase family protein, which gives rise to MRAAILKKQKPIEENPLEIVEISEPVPENREIRVKISYCGICHTDLHIVKGDLPLKKIPVIPGHQIIGIVDKMGNGVKKFKEGDRVGIPWLNSTCGRCYYCKNGMENLCDGAKFTGYHVDGGYSEYTVVSEDFAYKVPEEFVDIKTAPLFCAGVIGFRALRLSNVREGSILGLFGFGASAHIVIQVAKYLNCRVFVFSRSEKHRKMAEKLGAEWTGTINDKPPDSIESGIIFAPAGDIVIEALKILKKGGTLALAGIYMSPIPGIEYKLIYNERSIKSVANSTRQDVIDFLEIARKVPVHPEVQVFPLEQANHALTLLKHGKINGAGVLQI